A genome region from Erigeron canadensis isolate Cc75 chromosome 3, C_canadensis_v1, whole genome shotgun sequence includes the following:
- the LOC122592896 gene encoding uncharacterized protein LOC122592896, with protein MGNPILSSLPLKLAFILSFSLTSSSSFPFSQNNNNFQNNNNSTRKSNSKKPISATAGDILSLLGTPQQASSVNPQVAAELKSCFKFLVPCTPIVNSAATDFGPRRMLRNSERRRRDSENELVWSPPVPVLEIARLAFEAGGDGRFLDFTLDPTIINVPDVEGSNECKCQLTRTPYGRRFINEELNTYMEFLFKLILARGPEVGLDVSLNRYDFFHGHLFIAANGRVGILFHAKEYPAYDKEVFPYNMGYCQKGSNVTYDKSMNLRNILWLAPFPSNSTSDWSAPGVLVVLDARPGGIIYRDIIPAYVKYARTIYEEYFGDNVVDVNYLNVGAAEPNYQLFIC; from the exons ATGGGGAATCCTATATTATCATCCCTTCCACTTAAACTAGCTTTCATTCTATCTTTCTCACtaacttcatcttcttcatttccattttcccaaaacaataataatttcCAAAATAATAACAACTCAACTCGAAAATCCAATTCCAAAAAACCCATCTCCGCAACAGCCGGAGACATACTGTCACTTTTAGGAACACCCCAACAAGCTTCATCTGTCAACCCTCAAGTTGCTGCGGAACTAAAATCTTGCTTCAAGTTTCTTGTTCCTTGTACACCCATTGTCAATTCAGCTGCAACTGATTTCGGACCACGCCGAATGTTGCGTAATTCGGAACGACGTCGTCGGGATAGCGAAAATGAGCTGGTTTGGTCACCGCCGGTGCCTGTGTTGGAAATTGCTCGACTTGCTTTTGAGGCTGGTGGTGATGGAAGGTTTCTTGATTTTACACTTGATCCCACCATTATCAAT GTACCTGATGTTGAAGGATCAAACGAATGTAAATGTCAGCTTACAAGAACTCCTTACGGAAGGCGCTTTATAAACGAG GAATTGAATACATACATGGAATTTTTGTTCAAACTTATACTTGCACGTGGTCCTGAAGTTGGATTGGATGTATCACTAAATCGATATGACTTCTTTCATGGCCATCTTTTTATTGCGGCCAATGGAAGAGTTGGCATTTT GTTCCATGCTAAAGAATACCCGGCATATGACAAAGAAGTGTTCCCATACAACATGGGTTATTGCCAAAAGG gcTCTAACGTGACTTATGATAAGTCCATGAATCTGCGGAACATTTTGTGGCTAGCACCTTTTCCAAGTAACTCCACGAGTGACTGGTCTGCACCTG GAGTGCTGGTAGTATTGGATGCTCGTCCTGGAGGAATCATCTATCGAGATATCATACCTGCATATGTAAAGTATGCAAGAACAATATATGAAG AGTATTTTGGTGATAATGTAGTTGATGTTAACTACCTAAATGTCGGAGCTGCAGAGCCCAACTATCAGCTATTCATTTGTTAA